GACACCGTGGTGGGGGCGTACTTCATCACGCCCCCCGCGCGCCAACCCTCGTAGGGGCGGACCTGCGTGTCCGCCCACCCCTGCCCCGACCTCGCCCCCCGCCCCCGCACGCGAACCTCGTAGGGGCCGCCCGCGTGGCTGCCCGTGCCCCGCCCCGCGCCGAACCCCGCCTGCGCGCACCAACCCACGCACAAACCCCCTCCCCCGGGCAGTATCGGGGGAGGGGGATGCGTCGCGGAGCGACGCTGGGGGTGGGGCCTACGCCGCCTCCGCCGCCCCGCGCCACCCGGGAATCGCCTCGAACACCCGCAGCGCGAGCGGCACGCGGCCGAACGGCGCGCTCACCTGCACGCCCTGGATGATCGGGAGCGAATCGCGCAGCATCTCCTGGGCGATCAGGGTGCCCTCCTCCACCGCGGCCTCCTTGCCCAGGTCGCTCGCGCGGCGCATGCGCTCCATGACGTCAGGTGGGACGACGACGCCGGGGACCTCGTTGGCCAGGAACTCGGCGTTGCGGGCGGAGACCAGCGGCCAGATCCCGGCGATGATCGGGATGCGGATCCCCTCCTTTTCGATGCGCGCCACGAACGACTCCAGCTGGCGCAGGTCGAAGACGGGCTGCGTGATGGCGTACTCCGCGCCCGCCTCCACCTTCCAGTAGAAGCGACGCAGCTCGTGCTCCAGGTCCTCCGCGCCGGGGTTGACGCCCACGCCCAGGACGAAGGAGGTGGCGTCGCCCAGCACGTTGCCGCCGGGGTCGAGGCCGCGGTTGAGGCGCGCGGCCAGGTTCGTGAGCCCGATGGCGTCGATGTCGAAGACGGCCGTGGCGTCCGGGTACGGGCCCATCTTGGGCGGGTCGCCCGTGACGAAGAGCATGTTGCGCAGCCCCAGCGCCTGCGCCCCGAGCAGGTCCGAGAGCATCCCGAGCAGGTTGCGGTCGCGGCAGGCGTAGTGGACCACCGCCTCCATCCCCACCTGCTGCTGGATGATGAGCGCCGTGGCCAGTGCGCCCATCCGCGACTGCGCGCGCGGGCCGTCCGGCACGTTGACGCCGTCCACCCCCGCCGCCTTGAGGAGGCGCACGCCGTCCAGCATCGCGGCCGGGTTGACGCCGCGCGGCGGGACGATCTCCACCGTGGTCAGGAACTCGCCCGTGACCAGCTTGCGCCCCCACTCCGAGCGCTCGGCGAGCGGCACCGGCTCGATCGCCCGGCTGTCGGGCTCGTGCGCGGCGGCGTGGACGCGCGTGGACTGCGCGGGGGCCAGCATGCGCAGCGCGCCCGCCATGCGCGCGATGTGCTCGGGCGTGGTGCCGCAGCAGCCGCCCACGAAGCGCACGCCCTTGCGGATGAGGCGCGCCGTGTACGTGGCCATGTACTCCGGCGACGCCATGTAGATGGTGCGGCCGTCCACGTCGCGCGGGAGGCCGGCGTTGGGCTGCATGATGAGCGGCCGGTCGGTGGCGGCGAGCATCTCGTCGGTCGCGGCGAGCATGGCGCTGGGGCCCACGCTGCAGTTGAGCCCCACGACTTCCGCGCCCCACCCGGCCAGCCGCTCGGCAAGCGTCGCCGCCTCGGTGCCGAAGGGGGTGCGCCCGTCCTCGCGGATCGTCATGTGCGCCACCACGGGGAGGTCGCACACCTCGCGCACCGCCAGGATCGCCTGGTGGATCTCCTCGAGGTCCGCGAACGTCTCCAGGACGAAGAGGTCCACGCCGCCAGCGGCCAGCCCCTCCGCCTGCTCGCGGAAGATGGAGCGCGCCTCGTCGGCCGACGTGGGCCCGAACGGCTCGATGCGCATCCCCAGCGGCCCCATGGCCCCTGCGACGTAGACACGGTCGCCTGCGGCGCGGCGGGCGAGGGCGCCGGCGCAGGCGTTGATCTCGGCCGTGCGGTCTTCGAGGCCGTAGCGCGCCAGCTTGGCGCGGTTGGCGCCGTACGTGTTCGTCTCCAGGATCTCGGCGCCCGCCTTGACGTAGGCGCGGTGCACGTCCGCCACCAGGTCGGGCTGGGTGGTGCACAGCTCGTCGTAGCAGCGGTTGATGTACACCCCCTTGGCGTACAGCATCGTCCCCATCGCCCCGTCGAAGAGGTGTGGGCGGCCGTCGGCCAGGAGCTCGCGGAAGTCGGGCATGGGCGTGGTTCGGTCCGTCTTTGAGTTTCAGCGTGGATAGTGCTAAGTGCTAAGTGCTAAGTGCTAAAGTCCTAAGTGCTGAGTAACTGCAGTTCCAGCACTTAGCACTTAGGACTTAGCACTTCCGTTTACATCACAATCGGCGTCGTCCCGTACACCGGCACGGCCCACAGCACCTTCCCCTCCCGGTCGAAGCCGACCTCGGTGTCGCCGCGGCGGGCGCGGCAGGGGGTGCGCTGTTTGCCCGCGTAGACCCAGCGCGTCGTGGTGCGGCCGTGGAGCCCGCCCAGCGTCTCCTCGACGGTGGGGCGCGGGGTGTTCGCGGGGAAGGCGTCGGCCAGGTGCCCCAGGTTGATCTCCGTGCAGCGTTGCGGGTTCTTGCCCAGCCGCGCCGCCACGCTCGTGGAGTCGTCGCCTACGCGAACGCTGCCGGCGGCGCGCTCCCGCCCGCGGTCGCGAAAGAGGAGCACGCCCGCAAGGATCAGCACACCCAGCGCGATGATGGCCGCGCTCACCATCCGGGAGCGCCCCCGGTTCGTCTTCAGCGCGCGATCCACGCTGTAGTTTGCCTTTGCGATTGCGACCTCCTCGCGCTGGGCGCGGGGCTGTGGGGGTGCCGTGCTACGGTTATCGGTGCCAGGTGCAGGCGGAATGCCAGGAACTACAGGGATTAGGGATCAGGGATCAGGGATTGACCAGCAACACACCTAGTCCCTATTCCCTATTCCCTATTCCCTCAAATCGTCGAGAAGTACTTCGCCGCCGGATGGTGCACCACCAGCGCCGCCGTCGACTGCTCCGGGTCCAGCTGGAAGCCGGCGGTGAGGCCGACGCCGATGGCTTCCTTGACCGGGAGGAGCTTGAATAGGAGCTCGTGCTGCTCCACGTCCGGGCAGGCCGGATAGCCCCACGAGTAGCGCAGCCCCCGCGGCTCGCCGATCCCCAGCTCCTGGCGGATGCGGCGGTTCACCAGCTCGGCCGTGCCCTCCGCGGTCTGCACGCTGAAGCCGTGCAGGTAGTAGCCCTCGCTGTAGT
The DNA window shown above is from Longimicrobium sp. and carries:
- a CDS encoding bifunctional homocysteine S-methyltransferase/methylenetetrahydrofolate reductase, with the protein product MPDFRELLADGRPHLFDGAMGTMLYAKGVYINRCYDELCTTQPDLVADVHRAYVKAGAEILETNTYGANRAKLARYGLEDRTAEINACAGALARRAAGDRVYVAGAMGPLGMRIEPFGPTSADEARSIFREQAEGLAAGGVDLFVLETFADLEEIHQAILAVREVCDLPVVAHMTIREDGRTPFGTEAATLAERLAGWGAEVVGLNCSVGPSAMLAATDEMLAATDRPLIMQPNAGLPRDVDGRTIYMASPEYMATYTARLIRKGVRFVGGCCGTTPEHIARMAGALRMLAPAQSTRVHAAAHEPDSRAIEPVPLAERSEWGRKLVTGEFLTTVEIVPPRGVNPAAMLDGVRLLKAAGVDGVNVPDGPRAQSRMGALATALIIQQQVGMEAVVHYACRDRNLLGMLSDLLGAQALGLRNMLFVTGDPPKMGPYPDATAVFDIDAIGLTNLAARLNRGLDPGGNVLGDATSFVLGVGVNPGAEDLEHELRRFYWKVEAGAEYAITQPVFDLRQLESFVARIEKEGIRIPIIAGIWPLVSARNAEFLANEVPGVVVPPDVMERMRRASDLGKEAAVEEGTLIAQEMLRDSLPIIQGVQVSAPFGRVPLALRVFEAIPGWRGAAEAA